In Quercus robur chromosome 11, dhQueRobu3.1, whole genome shotgun sequence, the sequence CATGTTGTTTAAATTAGCTTGAGAACGGTACCTCCTGCGCCATGTTGAGTAAGGAAATTGAGGAGAAGACACATGAACTAAGGTATTATAGCTACATCACTATCATCTTGTTACTGTAAAGATATATACATACCACAATAAATTAATGTTGAGAAATGTTCACACCTAATACAGGAAGATTAGGGGAGAAAAGCTCCCTGGAATGGATATAGAAGAATTACAGAAACTAGAGAAAGAGCTTGAAGTAGGCCTGAGCCGTGTTATAGAAACAAAGGcttgtctctcttttttatctCTGTTTGCCGGCATTACAATGGAGTGTTGAAATTTATGTACTTTATCTGAATATAAGAAACTTTTGTCTTGCAGGGTGAAAGATTTCTGGAAGAGATCATTGCCCTTCAGCAAAAGGTCCTGTTCCAAACTTTAAATCTTTTCAGGACATTTCATACAGTTATTATAATGTTTGCAAAACATTTCCGGAACAGATCAGTGCCCTTGAGCTAAAGTTCATATGGTTTCAATGTATAACAGTTTCGTACTTTAGTGATGATCCGCTCCATAATGATACCATggtaaaatattgaaatattagGTGAAAGAAGAAACTAAGAGAAGTTTTAAGAACACAAGGAATTAAGGTGGTTTTGTCTTAGAGGCCTACGTGAACagtagaaaattttaaacaactatatattttttattgaattttgtgtATAATAGTGTACTTATTTAAGGGAATGTGTAGTAGACTAACTCTGTGTTAACCGTAGGATTGCAGTAATATAGTTAGTACAGTGTACAATTAGGACTACTATAATGTAATAAGCTTAAACCCTAAATCCATATCTTTAGCAAATGTCAGCTGTAAAACTCTGTCATAATGTTAATGCAAGTTGGTGCAAGTTCATAAAAATAGTGGTCTTTGAGTGCATTGGCTAGCTCAATGGGTAGAGAAAGGAAAAGTTCACATGGCTAACCACAAGTAACAACCACCATTGAATATTTAGTTGAAACCATTGTCAACATAAATTCAGAACTgattgttatattgtttatccTATCACCTGACCTATACCAATTCATAATGTATCGATTTCTTATATAAGAAGTTAGGTAAATATaccatattaattaaattatattttgtatttaaggCTAAGAAGTCTTAGTAATGGTTCTCTGTTCATCTTATTCTTTTAATGCAGGGAGCCCAACTGATGGAAGAAAACCAACGATTAAAACAGGTAATTGGtctattttttatagaaaaaactCTTTCTCCTCTCTTTCTATCTCAGTTATAAAAAATGTCTCTTCCACAGATGGAGAATCTGTTTAGCACTCAAACACATGTACTTGAACAAGGTCAGTCATCTGAGGCAACCACCAATATTTGTAGCTCATCTGATCCTCAAGACAATGACAGTTCAAACATATCTCTCAAGTTGGGGTAAATTTGTAAAATCCTTAAAAATATTGAGTTTTTTGGATGAACTATGAAATAATATTCAGGATTCAATCAATGGATATTTACATCAAACCTCAATATTTAGGGGTCGTATAGCATATAGTTTTAGTTTCAATAGAGGAAATAATATTTGTTCTTAGGTTTAATTATTTCTTTGGATTTAGTATTACATTATGTACTATATTCTAATTTATAGTTCTAATGGGTTTATCTGGTATTGAAAGATAAATTTGGTGGTGAAATTAATGGTTGCTACCACATGGTGCTGTCACTTGCAACTCATCATCAAGCAATTTGTCTGTTTCCGTAGCAACTTAACCATCATCATTGATTGCATGGCATGAAATGCATACTGCTACTATAGAGAAACTCTTTGCATTAGGGCATCTTTCTATGTCTTGCAGGCTACCTTTTCCTAAATGTATTTGAAGTATagtgaagatcaagaagcatgCATGGATTCTCTTTTctcaaatacaaaagaaaataggCCATGCTTAAGTAAATACTAATCCTAGCTCAGAgttgtaattaattttctataagGCCAATTTGTTTCCACTAGCTGATTCTAAGAGAGTCTGCATGTGTATACGATAGATTTTGGATGCTTAATCATTTTTATCGATGAATCAAGGTTCAATTTGTTACAagggaaaataaattataggGTGTTGGAAAAGGTCGAGTGTAGGGTTGAGACTTATAGGAAGTCACACTGTTGATAAATTGATTCGCAATTCTGCAATAGGTTTTGTTTATCTTTGCGTGATTGCCAATATTACATATTTTCCGCAACATTTCTTTATCAAGAATGGTGCTTTTGAGTACACTTTGGTTTAAGCCTTAATGTCTTAAAATGTTTTCAAGTCAATCTTGCTTGCAATAAGACTTCTGTGAGCTTCCTATGATTTTGCAACCCAGATTCTAGCACCAACTTAAGAAAAgtgatatcataattcataatattaatttgctcccactacttttttttttcttcttttcttgtttttttttttgttttaatttttaattttgaatttttctaggTTGGATTGTTCTATTTCCTAGTCTTCCTTGGCAACTCAAGATTAGCACTTCACAGGTTTCATCCATATTTAACTAGATCTTGTcttggctctctctctctctctctctctctctaaaaagtaaataaattaaagcaagattttaaattttatatatatatatatatattgtcaaaaTTGCATCATACCTATATAATTTGGTATTCGCCAATCACCATGAAGCAAACTCATCAAAAAACGTTTAACATGTTAGGGCTAGTTAAGatgaataaaaatcaaatgtcaatcttttcttcttcttttttttcgttTTGTTTTGGGGTGCTAATGTGAATATCTAGAAGTAGAACCCCTCAAGTAATTAATTATCTCCTAGATGTGTGTATGACTCTTCAAGTAATtgattaatcatttttttttttgagtaaaattgaTTAATCAATCCTGAATGACTCTTTTTAGTTCCTTTTTCTCACTTTACTCAAAATAGCAACCAAAATATAAATCATGAATAGTGCATGAGGTCACTTATATTGCATACTCAATAATTTTCATGTGTTTCTACTTTCTAGAGAAGTGATATctatttttagtgttttaatGCTAGTAGGTTTACAGCTGGAAATCTCACcaaacatatttatttttggtataaCAAGAAAACATGAACATATTAAACATTCTGAGATTAATAATTACACTTACCACTTCTATCTTTGTatagtttgatttattaatcATATATAGTACATGCGGTCACATcctttgatttatatttttttcaatcccAATTCCCAAATTGTTAAATCGAGATATATATCTAAAGCATGTACTTTATTATATTACAGTTTGAATTAATTAAACTCATgaatcaaaaaacaaataaaactacTTCAAACATCTAGTCTAGCTCAAGTCATATGTACAGTGGTATCTCATTTACtgttacaccaaaaaaaaaaaaaaaaaaaaaaaccctaacttaATATTAGTTGAGTGTGACCTTTTATACTAAAGGTTAACAATTATTGGAACTTGATGTAGACCACgcttgaataaaataaaaattttcccaaTATCCAATTATTGTACTTTAATTAAAATGGGTTGTATTAACAGATAACGTAAGCAACTTTTTGTgcttcacaacatttttttgtcttttttttttttttttacaattttttttttttttgcagcttTATAGGTTATGGAGCGAGCTTCATAGAGGgaacaaatatatattaaaatagattgtgagaccaattttatatatatatatatatattttaattatccaatttttttgttaaatgaaaTTTACATTAGTCTAACCTTAATAAACACTGCAGAGTACTCATTAACATTTGCCTTTATAAAATCATCTAGTAGAAGTGTAGAACAAGTGACAAGAGTGCTTGGCTAGTTTATCCTAGGCACATGGAACAATATATGTGGAGCATATCGCTTGAGCTAAGACTCGaccatttttgttctttttctcattgaagtcaaaatatcttattcaagaaaaataaaataaaataaaataaaataaaatagtacattttttttgtatctGAAAAGGTACCAAGACCCTTTTGTGgtccatttttatatttaagtcATGGGCCCAGTTctgcaaaaattgaaaaaagaaatggcCTCAAAAATCTAGCCCCTCTGTCCCCTTTTATTACTGGAACTAAATCTAATATTTGACTAATTTGATTCCAATattatatattagaataatgttagagatacaaattattttacaaatttttttacaaactactcatctagtgagtgattattggtaaataaaaaagtatttacttttagaccccttaaaacataaccagattaacctagttaattagccaagtgattacttagtcaaattatcaaatctaggttaacacaaatatatcatatcactGATaagtgtggaaaataaagaatacaacgATATAATAACTCAGGAAAACCAGACCGGTTAAAAACCTAGGgtggatttaacctagctatcctcatgGTAAAtcgaatccactatgaaagaattgaagtttatacaatagcaacttagaccattaatatcctattgctacctcaagtaggaaacttactaccacgaccacgtgacagttccaagtccacgaactacttctttcttggattcccagcaagtacaagcactcccgcttgtgtaTCATTAAGCTCTTGAATTTGCAACTAaattgatcaccaagctctcgacacCAATCTTGAGATTAGAAATCGTAAGTGTATGTGAAGACAAACACTTCTAGATCTCACAGAAGTTTACACACACAGAATAAAGAGCAACTTcgaaacgtggctagggttttcccttttatacttaagacaaaacataaaaccctacacgtcaaacgggcttgggctgagttggaaattctgtagaaaaaacaatttgcacgacttttgatcgatcgagtctaattatctatcgatcgagccaggtagatttacacagtaaatcctgcagtaactcgattccaactttacataataACACATGCTTTGAGCAAGTCTCAATAAGacaaacgttttgatcatggtttgagCAAGTCTCAACATAACAAaatgaaattctaatacattagttcctaattccttaaaacctaacaaaaaatgatattaatgatgtgtttagatgaaaaccaataagaggttgGTCACATccatattttgtaaaaatattgtaaaatattttgtaaaaataccGGTTTCaacattttcattattttttccttatttcgATTTGAAAATGTATCATTTTACTCTTGaggcattattattattattattatataaacgGGTTTTCTCTATTTAACACCTTCCAAAACATAGGGTTACAAAGTAAATTCtaccaaacaagaaaaaagtaGAGCTTTCTCTTTTTCTGTTTCTCTCTTTGAAAGTTTTAGATGATATAAATGTAATTTCCATTTTGATATATTTAGTAGTATTGTTGGTTTTCTTATAACATTTTTGGGCCTAAAACttaggtagttttttttttgaacatgtCAAAGGATATTATCAAACATTTAAATCTCCTTATTTTTATAAGATgtgaaattaaattataaaaccttTTGCCAAGAGCATTGTAGCTCTCAATTGGCAAATACTCTTtttccaactatcaaattatgaaaaaaaaaaaaaaatgataaaaccaTTTATCTAAACCtataatggttaaataattagcaaaaatacattaaaaaaaaggaacaaaatacattttaacttttcattagTAATGATTCATGGAAATTGACAAAAGAGTGAGCAAATATCATTTTAACCCAATCACATTTATGGGGGGCCTTAAAACCCTTAATTTTGCCTAATAAGGATAATTACAAGAATAATTGAGGAATCATTAGTATTTAATAATCGGATTAAGCAAGTGCGTGCAACCttgcaattatttttagttcaattaaataGGATTATGACATGTCCTTGATTTTAAATTGAATCCTCATGGTaccaattaaaatcaattattCATACTTTCATATGATTAGACTCAACCTTATGGATACATCTTAGTAGTTAAAACTTGATTTCATGATATCTTTTAGTCCAATGGTTTCGATTGTAGCCTGTGACCTGTAGTTTTGATTATTAAGACTTAAAGATTTGTTTTATATGAAGCGAATGAAATTACGATCAAACGTTACGATTTTACCTTTAAGATGTAAAATTACCCTTTTGTCTCCAAACGAGGTTAAATATAGGTTGTAAAATTAGGTGTCCACAAAAGTGTAAGAACAAAACCCTTGTTTGTTTTCTCATTATTACTTGAGATAATTGTTAGCATAATCATGttcaatataatttataaatgtccAACCCTAATGAAATTTtgattctatttaaataaatataaataactttatactttcttaaataaattatttac encodes:
- the LOC126705333 gene encoding MADS-box protein JOINTLESS-like isoform X19; amino-acid sequence: MTRRRIQIKKIDNTTARLVAFSKRRKGLFKKAFELSTLCDAEIGLMVFSATGKLFEYASSSVQQVIERHDLHPENLGKMEQLFLELPLENGTSCAMLSKEIEEKTHELRKIRGEKLPGMDIEELQKLEKELEVGLSRVIETKGERFLEEIIALQQKGAQLMEENQRLKQMENLFSTQTHVLEQGQSSEATTNICSSSDPQDNDSSNISLKLG
- the LOC126705333 gene encoding MADS-box protein JOINTLESS-like isoform X17, which translates into the protein MTRRRIQIKKIDNTTARLVAFSKRRKGLFKKAFELSTLCDAEIGLMVFSATGKLFEYASSSVQQVIERHDLHPENLGKMEQLFLELPLENGTSCAMLSKEIEEKTHELRKIRGEKLPGMDIEELQKLEKELEVGLSRVIETKGERFLEEIIALQQKGAQLMEENQRLKQMENLFSTQTHVLEQGQSSEATTNICSSSDPQDNDSSNISLKLGLDCSIS